Proteins encoded in a region of the Streptomyces violaceoruber genome:
- a CDS encoding PucR family transcriptional regulator: protein MPPTLASLVHHSALKLTVRAGEDRLDVPVRWAHVSELADPVPYMEGGELLLITALKLDAEDPEAMRRYVKRLAGAGVVGLGFAVGVNYDDVPEALVDAARQEGLPLLEVPRRTPFLAISKAVSAAIAADQYRAVTAGFAAQRELTRRTLTDGPEGLLAALAAQVDGWAALYDASGAVVASAPEWAGRRAARLTADVQRLRERPAPASSVVGGAGNTGHSENADRVELHSLGTSRRPRAALAVGTAAALGTAERYAVHSAIALLTLTTERSRSLHEAGLRIDAAVLRMLLAGEPDHARTVAGDLYGGLLDAPFRVIVAESGAARNRGPTAAHTAAGAGGDPGGDPLGTLGTLGTLGALAEAAESAAARAGEAVLAVPDGERLVVLATDGGAAVAACVEHASALEAARPAAEPLAGGDEESLVVGVSAPSGPIAASAAYKQAQQALSVARRRGRVCVEHEHVAAGSVLPLLADDAVRAFADGLLRALRDHDATGRGDLVASVRAWLSRHGQWDAAAADLGVHRHTLRYRMRRVEEILGRSLDDPDVRMELWLALKATAPE, encoded by the coding sequence ATGCCCCCCACGCTCGCCTCGCTCGTCCACCACTCGGCGCTCAAGCTGACCGTGCGCGCCGGCGAGGACCGCCTCGACGTGCCGGTGCGCTGGGCCCACGTCAGCGAACTCGCCGACCCCGTGCCCTACATGGAGGGCGGGGAGCTGCTGCTGATCACCGCCCTCAAGCTGGACGCCGAGGACCCCGAGGCGATGCGCCGGTACGTGAAGCGGCTGGCGGGCGCGGGAGTGGTGGGCCTCGGCTTCGCCGTCGGGGTCAACTACGACGACGTCCCCGAGGCGCTGGTGGACGCCGCCCGGCAGGAGGGTCTGCCGCTGCTCGAGGTACCGCGCCGCACCCCCTTCCTCGCCATCAGCAAGGCCGTCTCCGCCGCCATCGCCGCCGACCAGTACCGCGCGGTCACGGCCGGCTTCGCCGCCCAGCGGGAGCTGACCCGGCGGACCCTCACCGACGGCCCGGAGGGGCTGCTGGCCGCGCTCGCCGCGCAGGTCGACGGCTGGGCGGCGCTGTACGACGCCTCGGGCGCCGTCGTCGCCTCGGCACCGGAGTGGGCGGGGCGCCGGGCCGCCCGGCTCACCGCGGACGTGCAGCGGCTGCGCGAGCGCCCCGCGCCCGCCTCGTCGGTGGTCGGCGGTGCGGGGAACACCGGGCACTCCGAGAACGCCGACCGGGTCGAGCTGCACTCCCTGGGCACCTCCCGCAGGCCCCGCGCCGCGCTCGCCGTCGGCACCGCCGCCGCCCTCGGCACCGCCGAGCGGTACGCCGTCCACTCCGCCATCGCCCTGCTCACCCTCACCACGGAACGCTCCCGCTCCCTGCACGAGGCCGGGCTGCGCATCGACGCGGCCGTGCTGCGCATGCTGCTCGCCGGCGAACCCGACCACGCGCGCACGGTCGCCGGGGACCTGTACGGCGGGCTGCTGGACGCGCCGTTCCGGGTGATCGTCGCCGAGTCGGGGGCGGCCAGGAACAGGGGCCCCACGGCCGCGCACACCGCGGCTGGGGCGGGCGGCGACCCCGGCGGCGACCCGCTCGGCACACTCGGCACACTCGGCACACTCGGCGCGCTCGCCGAGGCGGCGGAGTCCGCGGCGGCCCGCGCCGGCGAGGCGGTGCTGGCCGTCCCCGACGGGGAACGCCTGGTGGTGCTGGCCACCGACGGGGGCGCGGCCGTCGCCGCCTGCGTCGAGCACGCGTCCGCGCTGGAGGCCGCCCGCCCGGCCGCCGAGCCCCTCGCGGGCGGCGACGAGGAGAGCCTGGTCGTCGGAGTCTCGGCACCGTCCGGGCCCATCGCCGCGTCCGCCGCCTACAAGCAGGCCCAGCAGGCTCTCTCGGTGGCCCGCCGGCGCGGCCGCGTCTGCGTGGAGCACGAGCACGTGGCGGCCGGCTCGGTCCTGCCGCTGCTCGCCGACGACGCGGTGCGCGCCTTCGCCGACGGCCTCCTGCGGGCGCTGCGCGACCACGACGCCACCGGCCGGGGCGACCTGGTCGCCTCCGTGCGCGCCTGGCTGTCCCGCCACGGCCAGTGGGACGCGGCCGCCGCCGACCTCGGCGTCCACCGCCACACCCTGCGCTACCGGATGCGCCGGGTGGAGGAGATCCTCGGCCGCTCCCTGGACGACCCGGACGTCCGCATGGAGCTGTGGCTGGCCCTGAAGGCGACGGCGCCGGAGTAA